The genome window TTTACCCATGAATGGCTGGAAATTGTGAAGCAAAATTACAACCATCCGAGTGTGATTACATGGGTGCCATTTAATGAATCGTGGGGCATTGGCGATATCCATCATGATAAGCAGCAACAAGCTTTTACGGAAAGTATCTATCATTTAACTAAAGCGTATGATCGTAATCGCCCTGTTATCACAAATGATGGCTGGGAACATACTATTTCCGATATTATCACCCTTCATGACTATGAGGAATATGGAGCGTTGCTTGCAAGTAGATATAAAGACAGCGACAAGTTAATGTCAAATGGCATCCAGTTCAATAAAGGTTTTTATGCTTTTGCAGATGGTTATCCGTATAAAGGACAGCCAATAGTTATTTCAGAGTTTGGCGGAATCGCTTTCCAAACAGAGGAAGGTTGGGGCTATGGGAATCAAGTGAAGGATGAAGAAGCGTTCTTTAAACGTTTTGAAGACATCCACCATGCAGTTCAGGATTTAGAATACGTATGTGGTTATTGTTATACACAACTAACCGATGTCCAACAAGAAGTAAATGGCTTACTTACAATCGATCGGAAGCCAAAAGTTTCTGTAGAGAGAGTAAGACAAGTAAATACCCGAAGATTATAATCATAGGAGTGTATACGATGACGAGACAAGAATATCCCCGTCCGCAGTTCGTACGTGACCAGTGGATTAACTTAAATGGAACTTGGCAATTTCAGTTTGACGATAAGAATGTTGGTGAACAAGAGCAATATTTTAATAAAGAAACACTGGATAAAGAAATACAAGTACCGTTTGTTTACCAATCTAAGTTAAGTGGAATTGGGGAAAGAACCATTCATGAATATGTATGGTATAAGAAAGAAGTAGTGATTCCTAAATACGCAGATAAACGAACGATCTTGCATTTTGGTGCAGTAGATTACTATTGCAAGGTATACGTGAACGGAAAATTTGTGGGAGACCATGAAGGCGGGCATACTTCATTCTCATTTGATATTTCGAATTATATATTAGACGAAAACCAAAGTATTACTGTTAAAGTCTATGATCCTATCAAAGATGAAACCATTCCACGAGGGAAGCAGTTCTGGGAAGAAGAACCAAGGGCGATTTGGTATACGAATTCTACAGGGATTTGGCAGACGGTCTGGGTGGAACAAGTAAATAATGATTATCTGGAAAAAGTTCGATTTACTCCTGATCTAGACCGCGGTGTCGTCTGGATGGATTTTGATTTAAATAAAGAAGCAGAAATATCAAAAGCGAATTATTATGTGAAATACAAAATAAGTTTTAAGAATATTTTAATTGCGGAAGATCGAATTAAAATGAATAATCTTGCGGAAAAACGTGCGGTTGATATTATCCAAAATAAAATCTTTCGCACAAATTTTCACGATAGCGGCTATACTTGGTCACCGGAACACCCAAATGTATTTAACGTATCTATCGAACTTTGTGATGAAAAAGGAATCGTTTTAGATAAAGTACAATCTTATTTCGGCTATCGAAAAGTTCATACAGAAAATGGTATGGTTTATTTAAACAATAAACCATATTATCAAAAGCTGGTTCTTGATCAAGGTTATTGGCCAGAGGGGCTTTTAACGGCGCCGAAAGCAGAAGATTATAAAAAGGATATAGAATTAGCGAAAGAAATGGGATTCAATGGCTGTAGAAAGCATCAAAAAACAGAAGATCCTCTCTTCATGTATTATGCAGATACATTAGGTTTTCTAGTATGGGGAGAATGTGCATCTGCTCCTGTTTATACAAAAGAAGCGGCGACAAGATTAATGAAGGAATGGATGGAAATAGTCGATCGTGACTATAATCACCCTTCTATCGTTACTTGGGTTCCCTTAAATGAAAGCTGGGGTATTCCGGATATTCATCATGATAAAAAACAACAGCATTTCTCTACAACCATGTATCACATGCTCCATGCTATTGATGGTACACGTCTGGTTATCTCAAATGATGGCTGGGAAGCAACCGTTACAGATATCTGTGCGATTCATAACTACGGTCATGGAAATGCCGATGAAAAAGCGAAGTATCAATACTTCAAAGAGTCCATATCTACAGTTGATAATTTACTTACACATTCACATAGTAAATGGGAAGTGTATGCAGAAAACCACTCCCACCAAGGAGAACCAATCCTGTTAACAGAATTCGGAGGCATCGCCTTTAAAATCGGCGAACAAAGCGGTTGGGGCTACACTTCTGTGGAGAACGCAGAAGATTATATAACAGAATACCGCAAAATCATGGAAGCAATCTTTCAATCAAAGGGATTATGGGGCTATTGCTATACGCAGCTGACAGATGTTGAACAAGAAATTAATGGGATTTTAACGTATAATCGGATTCCAAAATGCGATTTATCCAAGATTAATGAACTGAATAATCTCTTCTTTCCCGAGCGATTGGCGATTAAAGGGAAGGCGGCTAATGGAGGCATAAACTAACTAGATAATCTGTAAAGACCAACAATCTCTCATTTAGCTATTAGCTAATGGTTATTTTCTAATGCTGGTTGTTGCTGGTTTAAATGTAGTCATGTTTAAAAACTAATTTGTTCCAAACTATACTTATCAACAGTAATATGTTAAAATGTTCAAGGCTCATGACAGCGAAAATGATGGATGGTTTCAAGTTATCCTGAGTTTCCTGACATGGGTTTTTATTTTGTCCGCTCAAAAAATAGTAACGAACGAATTAATTTCCAAAAGGAATACATAGCTATTTAGTAGCAGGGTTTGATAAAATACAAAAAGGAATGAGTTTTAGCATAGGCTGTTTGTCTGAACAATAATGGCAAGACTGTCTTCGATTAATACTAGCAAACCTTTAATCGACTATCTCTCTTAACGTTTGGAGGAAATAATGTGGCAGTAAAACAAATTGTAATGTACCCGGATCCGGTGTTAGAAATACCATGCGCGGAAGTTACAGTCTTTGATAAAAAATTAGCAAAGTTATTAAACGATATGTATGATACAATGATTGAATTTGACGGAGTAGGACTAGCTGCTCCACAAATCGGTATATCGAAACGCATTGCTGTAGTAGATATTGATGATGATATGGGTACACTGGAATTAATTAATCCCAAATTATTAGAAGTAAATGGCTCTCAAGTTGGTCCCGAAGGATGTTTAAGTTTCCCGGGATTATTCGGAGATGTCGAAAGACCATTGTCTATTACAGTAGAGGCGCAAAATAGAAAAGGAAAAAAATATATAATAGAAGCAGAAGAATATTTAGCACGAGCAATTTTACATGAAATGGATCATTTAGATGGAGTGCTATTTACATCAAAGGTAATTCGCTATCTAGAGGAAGATGAGCTAGAAGGAGTGGAAGCAAATGACTAAAGTAGTGTTTATGGGAACCCCGGATTTCTCTGTTCCTGTATTACAAAGATTATTAGAAGAAAAGTATGAAGTAATTGCGGTTGTGACACAGCCTGATCGTCCTGTGGGCAGAAAAAAGGTGTTAACCCCGCCGCCAGTAAAGGTAGAAGCTCTAAAACATGATATCCCTGTCTATCAACCAGAGAAGATTCGTCAATCAGACGAGCTGAAAGCTATTATCTCTTTGAACCCGGATATTATTGTGACTGCTGCGTTCGGTCAAATTTTGCCAAAAGAGCTATTAGATGCACCAAAATTCGGCTGTGTGAATGTTCATGCGTCCTTGCTTCCTGAATTAAGAGGAGGAGCTCCAATTCATTACAGTATTTTACAAGGAAAAGAAAAAACCGGTATTACGATTATGTATATGGCGGAGAAGTTGGATGCTGGTGATATTATTTCAGTTGCGGAAGTGGAAATTGAAGAAGAAGATACAGTAGGGACACTGCATGATAAATTAAGTCGTGTCGGAAGTGATTTATTAGCGGAAACTTTGCCTAAACTGTTAGCAGGAGAAATTACACCAATTCCGCAAAATGATGAGGAGGCGACGTTTGCGCCAAATCTGAAGCGTTCGGACGAACAAATTGACTGGACTGTTTCTGGAGAAGAAATTTACAATAAAATACGTGGACTAAATCCTTGGCCAGTAGCTTTCACTCTTTATCAAGGAAAGGTGATGAAAGTATGGGCGGGGAAGAAAGTGGCGAAAAAGAAAGATGCCGCTCCTGGAACGATTGTCGACATAACAGATCAAGGTCCAATTGTGGCAACAGGTAATGACACATACATTCAATTAACAGAAGTACAACCAGCGGGCAAGAAGAAAATGGACATCAGCGAATTCTTACGTGGGGCTGGCAGTAAAATGCAAGTAAATGAGATATTAGGAGTTACGAATGAAGAAAACTAAAAAAAATGTGCGAGAAGCAGCATTAGATATTTTGGAAGCTATTCAAAAAAATCAAGCGTATAGTAACTTATTGCTAAATACGACGATTAAGAAAAATGAGATTCCATCTAAAGATATCGGTTTGTTAACAGAAATTGTTTATGGAACGCTGCAACGAAAAATGACCCTTGAATTTTATCTACGTCCTTTCCTCAATAAAGGAAAGAAAATAGAAGAGTGGGTTTATATTCTTCTGCAGATGACTGTCTATCAAATTGTTTATTTAGATCGTATTCCCGATCATGCTGCCATAAATGAAGCAGTAGAAATTGCTAAAAAAAGGGGTCATAAAGGAATAAGCGGCTTTGTAAATGCTGTACTAAGAAATATGCAAAGACAAGGCTTGCCATCCTTTCATGAGATTCAAGATGAAATAGAACGACTTTCCATTGAAACAAGTCATCCAACTTGGCTTGTAAAAAGATGGGTCGAGCAGCTTGGTGTAGAAGAAGCGAAAAAAATGTGCGAAATTAATCTAACAGCACCGATGCAAACTGCAAGGGTTAATACAACAAAGGTTTCTGTAACGGAATGTATAGAACTTTTAACAGAAGAAGGATTTCAAGTAGAAGCAAGTGAGGTAATTCCAGAAGGGATTAAAGTTTTAAAGGGAAATATCGCTCATTCATCTGCTTATGAAAAAGGGCTGCTGACGATTCAAGATGAAAGCTCGATGATTGTTGCTTATGCACTAGATTTAGACAAACCTTATTCCGTATTGGATGCTTGTGCAGCTCCAGGTGGTAAATCTACTCATATTGCAGAGAAGATGAATAAGGACGGCAACATCCTTTCTATTGACCTTCATGACCATAAAGTAAAGCTGATTAAGCAAAATGCAGACCGCTTAAATTTACCAACGATTGAAACGAAGGCAATGGATTCAAGAAAGCTGGACAAAAGCTTGGAGCAAGAAAGCTTTGATCGAATTCTGTTAGATGCACCATGTTCAGGGTTTGGCGTAATGAGAAGAAAGCCAGATATGAAATATACAAAAACAGAAGCAGATGTCGATCGGCTGCAGAAAATTCAGTTGGATTTACTAGCATCTGTTTCCCTGCTTTTAAAAAAAGGTGGAATATTAGTATATAGTACCTGTACCATTGATAAAGCAGAGAATGAAGAAGTGGTGGAGAAATTCTTAGCTGCCAATACGCAGTTTGAGAGAGATAGTACATTGGCAGATCGTCTGCCTCAAGATGTAAAGAATTACGCAGAAGGAAATGAATTACAGATATTACCGCAATATTTTGGCTCAGATGGCTTTTATATTGCAGCATTAAGAAAGAAGGTGCAATGATGGAACAAGTAAAAACATCATCAAGAAGAAGACAAAAAGCAGAACCAACTATTCCCTCGATATACTCAATGGAATTGCAAGCACTAAAGGATTGGCTGACAGCGCATAATGAAAAGGCGTTTCGTGCGGATCAAATTTTTGAATGGCTATATAAAAAGAGAGTAACCTCTTTTGAAGACATGTCTAACTTATCGAAAAATTTACGTTTAATGCTTCAGGAAAATTTTACGATTACAACATTAAATACGCTTATTCAGCAAACATCAAATGATGGGACTATTAAATTTTTATTTGAATTACATGATGGATATTCCATTGAAACAGTTTTAATGCGCCATGATTATGGTAATTCTGTTTGTGTAACAACCCAAGTTGGCTGTCGAATCGGCTGTACTTTCTGTGCTTCTACATTAGGTGGATTAAAAAGAAACTTAGAAGCAGGAGAAATCGTTGCACAAGTCGTAAAAGTACAACAGGCATTAGATGAATTAGGCGAACGTGTAAGTTCAGTTGTTATTATGGGAATTGGGGAACCATTTGATAACTTTACTAGTATGTTAAGTTTCCTCAAAATTATTAACCATGAACAAGCATTAAATATTGGAGCAAGACATATCACTGTGTCAACCAGTGGGATTATCCCGAAAATTTATGAATTTGCGGATCAAAATATGCAAATTAATTTCGCGGTTTCCCTGCACGCGCCAAACACAGAGTTAAGAAGCAGACTAATGCCAATTAACAGAGCGTATAAATTACCTGATTTAATTGAAGCTATCCGCTACTATGTGGATAAAACAGGTAGACGTGTAAGTTTTGAGTATGGTTTGTTTGGGAACGTAAATGATCAAGTTGAGCATGCGGAAGAGTTAGCTGAGCTTGTGAAAGGAATCAAGTGTCACGTAAACTTAATTCCTGTTAACTATGTACCAGAAAGAGATTATGTAAGAACACCGAAGGATCAAATCTTTTTATTTGAAAAAACGTTAAAGAAACATGGAGTAAATGTAACAATCCGTCGTGAGCAAGGTTCAGATATCGATGCTGCATGTGGACAGCTTCGTGCGAAGGAGAGAAAAGAAGAGACGAGGTGATCACCTTTGAGTCAAATTTTTATGACTGATAAGGGGAAAGTTAGACAACATAATGAGGATAGTGGAGCAATTATTAGAAATAAAAGCGGTCAACGCCTTGCCATCGTAGCTGATGGCATGGGTGGACACCGTGCAGGTGACGTTGCAAGCTCACTCACTGTTGAGAAACTGACAGAACTTTGGACAATGGTAGAGGAAATTAAAACAGCAGATGAGGCAGAAAACTGGTTGGAATCCAATATTTTAGAGGTCAATCAATATGTTTTCGATTATGCTTCCACCCATCCAGAATGTGAAGGCATGGGTACTACTATTATAGGGGTAATCAGTACGGAAAATTTTGCGACGATTGCTCATGTGGGAGACAGTCGGTGCTATCTTTATAACGAAGATGGCTTTAAACAAATTACAGAAGATCATTCCTTAGTAAATGAATTAGTTCGCATGGGCCAAATTTCGAAAGAAGATGCAGAGCATCATCCCAGAAAAAATGTTGTTTTGAGAGCGCTTGGAACAGATGCTCAGTTAAATATTGATGTGATGACCATTATATTTGAAGAAGGCGACATCATATTTATTTGTTCTGATGGACTATCGAACAAAGTAACGGATCAACAAATAAAAGAGATTCTTGAAAAAGAGATTACATTAGAAGAAAAGGCTTCTACTTTAATCGAAACTGCCAATATAAATGGCGGAGAAGATAATATTACGGTCGTTATTTTGGAGTATGGGGATGGTCATCAAGCAGGTGAAGGGCAATGATGATTGGAAAAAGAATAAGTGGCCGTTATAAAGTCTTAGAGATGATTGGCGGAGGTGGAATGGCAAACGTCTACCTTGCGCATGACATGATTTTAGATCGAGATGTAGCAGTGAAGATGCTAAGACTCGATTATGTCAATGATGAGGAGTTTATTAAACGATTTCATCGCGAGGCGCAATCTGCTACAAGCTTAGCTCATCCGAATGTCGTCAATATATATGATGTAGGAGAAGAAGGAGACATCTATTATATTGTTATGGAATATGTGGAAGGCGATACACTGAAACAATACATACATAAAAACTCACCACTTTCTGTAGAGACAGTTATCGCAATTATGCAACAAATAACATCAGCAATCGCACATGCACATCAAAATAATATAATCCATCGCGATATAAAACCGCATAATATTTTAATAGATAAAGAAGGAAAAGTAAAAGTAACCGATTTTGGAATTGCGATGGCGTTAAGTGCGACAAGCATCACGCAAACAAATTCTGTGCTAGGCTCTGTTCATTATTTATCACCAGAACAAGCTCGTGGTGGAATGGCGAATAAAAAATCTGATATTTACTCTCTTGGGATTGTAATGTTTGAATTATTAACAGGGAGATTGCCTTTTTCTGGTGAATCAGCTGTTTCGATTGCTTTAAAGCATTTGCAGTCTGAAACTCCTAGTGTTAGAAGATGGAATGAAGCGATCCCGCAAAGTGTGGAGAATATCGTCTTAAAAGCTACTGCGAAAGATCCTTTTTATCGGTATAATAGTATGGAAGAAATGTCAGAGGATTTGCAAACAGCTTTAAATTTAGAGAGACTAGATGAACCCAAGTTTGCAATACCAGTTGATGACGAAGCAACAAAAGCAATTCCGGTTATTACAAATGATGGTTTATATAAAAATTTTGATGAGACGATTATTCATACAAATGAAAAAGAAGATCAAGGAAAAACCTTGGTAAAGGAATCTCCAAAAAAGAAAGAAAAGAAAAAGAAAAAGAAGAAAGCTAAGAAAAAGGGAAAGAAAATTGCTGCGATTATTATTTCAACCTTTCTCGCCTTGCTATTAATAATGGGACTAGTATTATTTCTTCTGCCAGATTTACTTGCACCAGAAGATATAGTTGTTCCTGATGTCGCTGGTTTAGAATTAGATAAAGCAAAGACAACGCTCGAAGAAAAAGGCTTCGTAGTGTCTGATACTATTACCTTAAATAGTGATGATGTGGAAAAAGGTCATGTTATTAAAACAAGTCCTAGTGCAGGCAGCGCGCGAAGAGAAGGGACAGAAATTACTATTTATGAAAGTCTTGGAAAAGAGACGGTCGTTCTCAGTGATTATGTAGGAAGAAAATATGATGATGTGGTGAAACTATTAGAATCAGAAGGATTCGATTTTAAAGATATTGAGCCTATCGAAGTATTTGATGATAGTGAACCAGGAACAATATTAGAACAAAATATTAAGCCAAAAGAGGAAGTAGTACCAAGTGAAACATCATTAGAATTTACAATTAGTAAAGGTGCACAATTGATTAGTGTCAAGGATTTATCGGATTATACGAAAAAAGAAGTAAATGACTATGTGGACGATGTTGGTTTAACGGTAACTTTTAAGGAAGAATATAGTGACACAGTGGAAAAAGGTCTAGTCATTTCTCAAACGCCTGAAGCTCGTACTAATTTGAAAAAAGGAGCAGAAATTACTGTTGTTCTTTCTAAAGGAAAAAAAGAAGTCCAACCGAAAGAAGTAATGAAAGAAATATCTATTCCATATGAACCGACGGAAATGACTGCTGATGGGAAGCCGGTCGAACAAACAGTAAGAATATATATTGGTGATTTTAATAATAGTATGACAGAACCAGCTGAAACATTTAAGATTACCGAAAATACTAAAAAGACAATCTATCTGCAAATTCCTGAAGGGCAAAAAGGATATTATCGAGTGCAGATTGACAGTGTGGTCATTATTGATGAAGAGGTTCCTTATCCTAACTAGTAATTGGTTTGAATTAAGCAAGAAAGGGAATGCTTTTTAAGTAGCTAGTTTCTAATAAGCTGTCGTTTTTTTAATAGTTTTTAGAGACACGCAAGAACTTTTATAAGCGAGTTGAAGTAAGTAAGGAGCGTTATATTTATGCCTAAAGGCAAAATTATTAAAGCGTTAAGTGGATTTTATTATGTATTAAGTGAGGGGCAATTAATACAGTGTCGCGGTCGAGGCGTTTTTCGAAAAAATAAGATAACTCCTTTAGTAGGTGATGAAGTCGTTTTTCAGGCAGAGAACACAACAGATGGCTACATTCTAGAAGTAAAAGAAAGAAAAAATGAATTAGTTAGACCACCGATTGCCAATGTGGATCAAGCAATTCTTGTCTTTTCTAGTGTGGAACCTGATTTTAGTACTGCATTATTAGATCGTTTTCTAGTATTAATTGAATACAATAGAATTGATCCGGTAATCTGTATGACAAAAATGGATTTAGCAAGTAGTGAGGTGGTTGAAAAGATGAAGGAGTACGCAGCACAATATGAAGCTGTGGGGTATCCTGTCATTTTAACCTCTTCTGAAACCGAAACGGGTATAGGACAGCTGCTGCCTTATTTAAAGGATAAAATATCGGTATTTGCCGGACAATCGGGAGTAGGAAAGTCTTCTTTGTTAAATGTAATTAGACCTGATTTAGACTTAAAGACAAATGAAATCTCCTCCAGTTTAGGAAGAGGAAAGCATACAACAAGACATGTAGAGCTTATCTCAATTGGAGATGGACTTGTTGCAGATACACCTGGCTTTAGTTCACTGGAGTTTCTAGAAATTGAAGGAGAAGATTTGAATTATTGTTTTCCTGAAATAGAAAAAACAAGCGAAAACTGTAAGTTTAGGGGCTGTCTACATCTTTCAGAACCAAAATGTGCAGTGAAAGAAGCGGTAGAAAATAATGAAATTCCAACTTATCGTTATGAGCACTATAAAGATTTCTTACAAGAAATTAGAGATCGAAAACCGAAGTATTAGTTTTTTCTGATTAGGAGAGAATTCTATATTCCATTTTGGGAGCTTGGGCAGAGATGAGAAGACCGAGCATATACACCTAAAAACGATTGAATTCTTGGAAATCACATCTCAATAGACTTTTACTTATTTTGTATTTACAGCCTTAAAGCAGATTCTTTCTATATAGCCGTTTGGACTATTTATCTGGATTGATTAGTAATCAAAGTAGATAAAGAAGACAAAGGCATATAAAAAAGGATCTGTATTTTTGTATAGAAAAGTAATAAGAGGAGGAGAAATATGATTGTTCATATTATGGCTGGAGGACCAAAGCAGTATATTCCTAATTTAGATAACTATTCAAAAGATATTTGCTGGATAGGTGTGGATAGAGGTGTTATGTATTTAATCGAAAGATCCTTGCCGATTTATGCTGCTTTTGGTGATTTTGATTCTATTTCGGAAACAGAACTGCATGCGATGGAGGAAAAAACAGGGATTATTAAACGTTTTAAACCAGAAAAAGATGAAACAGACATGGAACTTGCTCTTTTATGGGCTATTAAAGAAGGTGCAACGACTATTCGGTTATTTGGTGCGACAGGGGGAAGACTCGATCACACAATCGCAAATCTGCAGCTATTACTACGAGAAGCGTTAGACAATAAGCATATTCAACTAGAAATAATCGATAAACAAAACAGCGTATCTGTTGTACAAGCAGGAGCTTATACGGTAAAAAAACTGGAGGAATATAAATATATTTCATTTTTCCCATATAGTACAAAGATTGTAGGTCTATCTTTAGAAGGTTTTAAATACCCTTTAGTAAGGAGAAATCTTCCTGCTAGCAGCACATTGTGTATTAGTAATGAACTAATTCGAGAAACTGGTACTTTTTCCTTTGAAGAAGGCATATTAATGGTAATAAGAAGTTGTGATTAAAATCTGATAAATGATTGTACTAATAATTTTTATCTTAATAGGAAATGTGAGTGCTAGCGATGTTTATTGATTAAGGAGGGACAGTATTCATGAGATTTTATACCATTAAATTGCCGAAATTTTTAGGAGGACTTGTCCGGGCGATGTTGGGGACCTTTAAAAAGGATTAACAACGGATTCTGCGAATTTTTTTAGTAAAGACAACCATTCGCGATATTGGCGGGAAATTTCAAGGACTTACGGTACTTATACGACTTGCCTATTGTAGTTTGGAGACAAAATAAAAAAGGACATGTAACATGTCCTTTTTTATTGCGATCTGATTAAACACGTTCTACTTTACCAGATCTTAATGCTCTAGCAGAAACCCAAACACGTTTAGGTTTACCGTCTACTAAAATACGAACCTTTTGAAGGTTAGCTCCCCAAGTACGTTTGTTAGCGTTCATTGCATGGGAACGAGCATTACCTGTAGTTGTTTTTCTTCCAGTGATAACACATTTACGTGGCATGTATATTTCCCTCCTTATTACAGAAACTCATTAAAATGAGTTTGAAAAGTCATAGATAGCAATTTACTTATAGTCTGCTAAATAATCCTCGTTACAGATACCTTAATAATTTATCATACAACTTAAATGAATGCAATAGTTGGATGAAAAGCTTTCAAGAAAATTTCCTTGACATGTCTTTCCTTATTAAACAAATCCGTTTATCTCAAGACTTTATGGGAATAGTAAAACAAGTAGGTGTTTTCTGAATTTATCCCAATGCTTTAATAGAAGGGTTATTTTGTTATATAATAATAATAAGCTTTTTAACTATAGCTTTCAAAAACGTTTTGATTATAGTAAAATGTCAGTAGTCAAGGAGCAATTCCAAAGGGGGAAAACTCATGTCCATTGAACTAAGAACGAATTTCGGACAAATTGATATATCTACAGAAGTTATCGCTACAATCGCAGGTGGGGCAGCAGTAGACTGCTACGGTATCGTTGGAATGGCGTCGAAAAATCAAATTAAAGACGGTTTAACAGATATTTTGCGAAAAGAAAACTTTACACGTGGTGTAATCGTTCGAAAAGTTGAAGAAGAAGTACATATTGATATGTATATCATTGTAAGTTACGGAACGAAAATCTCCGAGGTTGCGCACAATGTTCAATCGAAAGTAAAATACACAC of Niallia circulans contains these proteins:
- the rsgA gene encoding ribosome small subunit-dependent GTPase A, with amino-acid sequence MPKGKIIKALSGFYYVLSEGQLIQCRGRGVFRKNKITPLVGDEVVFQAENTTDGYILEVKERKNELVRPPIANVDQAILVFSSVEPDFSTALLDRFLVLIEYNRIDPVICMTKMDLASSEVVEKMKEYAAQYEAVGYPVILTSSETETGIGQLLPYLKDKISVFAGQSGVGKSSLLNVIRPDLDLKTNEISSSLGRGKHTTRHVELISIGDGLVADTPGFSSLEFLEIEGEDLNYCFPEIEKTSENCKFRGCLHLSEPKCAVKEAVENNEIPTYRYEHYKDFLQEIRDRKPKY
- a CDS encoding thiamine diphosphokinase, yielding MIVHIMAGGPKQYIPNLDNYSKDICWIGVDRGVMYLIERSLPIYAAFGDFDSISETELHAMEEKTGIIKRFKPEKDETDMELALLWAIKEGATTIRLFGATGGRLDHTIANLQLLLREALDNKHIQLEIIDKQNSVSVVQAGAYTVKKLEEYKYISFFPYSTKIVGLSLEGFKYPLVRRNLPASSTLCISNELIRETGTFSFEEGILMVIRSCD
- the spoVM gene encoding stage V sporulation protein SpoVM, with amino-acid sequence MRFYTIKLPKFLGGLVRAMLGTFKKD
- the rpmB gene encoding 50S ribosomal protein L28, yielding MPRKCVITGRKTTTGNARSHAMNANKRTWGANLQKVRILVDGKPKRVWVSARALRSGKVERV
- a CDS encoding Asp23/Gls24 family envelope stress response protein — encoded protein: MSIELRTNFGQIDISTEVIATIAGGAAVDCYGIVGMASKNQIKDGLTDILRKENFTRGVIVRKVEEEVHIDMYIIVSYGTKISEVAHNVQSKVKYTLNKTVGLAVDSVNIYVQGVRVTNP